Proteins from a genomic interval of Rhipicephalus microplus isolate Deutch F79 chromosome 6, USDA_Rmic, whole genome shotgun sequence:
- the LOC119177369 gene encoding uncharacterized protein LOC119177369 codes for MAEGNGTASHQQQRLIRVSEGQRALVLAFMSEHPQLAAKAIELQHGVTVADRRRLWQELSDALNLEGPAQKSADDWQAWWRRQVHEARRDAAAIKEAQTGTGGGRLPGFRGRVLQLTGLARFGGVFGSLEYQQQADVPAPAMEVEVEATEAAAAADSDTATQAPPSYLESGPAAPVPQPPVRPRRQQRPRRTDTLLRVSSQCDQSLELTEKLLDEVRGIRRSALHLTSLARRMVAALERAAAAQERAVAEGPLRERDT; via the exons ATGGCGGAGGGCAACGGCACCGCTagccaccagcagcagcggctcatccgcgtttccgagggtcagcgcgcgctggtgctcgcctttatgagCGAACATCCGCAGCTCGCGGCGAAAGCCATTGAGCTGCAGCATGGCGTCACGGTCGccgaccggcggcggctgtggcaagagctcagcgacgcgctgaaccttGAAGGCCCTGCGCAGAAAAGCGCGGAtgactggcaggcttggtggcgcaggcaggtgcacgaggcccgccgtgacgccgccgccatcaaagaggcacaaac gggcactggagggggtCGTCTGCCAGGCTTCCGGGGTCGCGTGTTGCAACTCACCGGGTTGGCGCGCTTCGGTGGCGTCTTCGGTTCCCTCGaatatcaacag caggcggatgTTCCCGCTCCTGCAATGGAGGTCGAGGTGgaagccactgaagcggctgcagCAGCTGACAGTGACACAGCCACAc AAGCCCCCCCAAGTTACCTGGAAAGCGGCCCCGCTGCACCGG TGCCTCAGCCTCCTGTGCGGCCTCGCCGTCAACAGAGGCCACGGCGCACCGACACCTTGTTGCGGGTGTCTTCCCAGTGCGACCAGAGCCTCGAGCTGACTGAGAAGTTGCTTGAT GAGGTGCGGGGGATCAGAAGATCAGCCTTGCACTTAACTTCTCTGGCGCGGCGTATGGTAGCAGCACTGGAACGGGCGGCCGCAGCACAGGAGCGGGCCGTGGCTGAGGGCCCTCTGCGGGAAAGAGATACATAG